From the genome of Acropora palmata chromosome 8, jaAcrPala1.3, whole genome shotgun sequence:
ttagtgtttttttttgtttttttttttttgaactgCCAATGGcctttcgctttgtttttagatactttttgcttccaattcttacttgtttatatgtcttgtaaaaattttatgtAGTTACTAATAAgacagtcttttttttttttttttttaattgtacataattcaatttttaagatcttccttttattttgtattataataataattattattattattgttattattagagcaggtaaaaataaaaaaaaatgatagttAGTGGCAAAAGAtagacctgaaaaattcaagccTGAACAGGATGCAAACCCTGAGACTGCATACCAAAGCTGCGaagatcattattattaattaaaattaaactgTTCTTATTGGGCTTATTACTCGAATCTTTATTCTTATTGTTTTACAGGGCAGACAGGTGATGGGAAAACACATCTAAATGAAAAGTTTGGCTACTAACGAATGCTGCTTTTAATGATGGAGTGCTTCATatcatttcaaaataacatgatggagataattgaaaaattgtaattaaacttggttttttacttttcagttttcatcAGTTACTGCTAACAATGCAATCTATCACAACTCAGTAAGACAATTTCACATGCAGTTTACCTTACTAATATTTACTTACTGTTCATATTGAAAAGTAACATAAGTCCAGCTTTTTttagcaaaagaaaacaatgccAAGAACTTCAGTAGTCTAGACCTTTTCTTAAAAATACTTTCTTGATATGAGATgaagttaaattatttttctcttgaaagatTCTTTGCACAAGACATGTTTCATGCACATAATCTCCTTCCCTTGCCATTCTGCAAAGATATATGGCATACATGCATTATTGACAcatgcaaatattttcaacagGTAGTTAAGAGTTCTTCTTATCCTCTTCTGCCTTGTCTAACAGCAGTGATCTTATTCCAACTTTCTGCAGTTCCTCAATCAGCTCTCCATTTTGGTGCATCTGCATCATAATGTCACAGCCTCCAAGAAACTCCCCACCAATGTAAACTTGAGGGATTGTAGGCCAACTTGAATACTCTTTAACTCCTTGTCTCAATCCTTCGTCCTCCAGAACATTGTAATTTCCATAAACGTCAACACCGTGCATTCCAAGGATTTGAACAACGACGTTGCTGAAACCACACATGGGTTGTTCAGGAATACCTTTCATAAACACAACTACCTTGTCTTTTTTGACGACTTCGTCGATTCTTTCGTTTGTCCACTGAGCCTTCTGCTCACTGAAAGACCTGAGCTTCGCTGCAACACAAAAGGGAGCAGGGTTGTGGCGTAAAACTTTAGAGGccaatttttgcaaaacaaaggCAGCCATATTTATCAGACTCCTTTCCAGTTTCCCATCATGATAGAACTTAAAAAAACTGGGGCGAGGTCAATACCTTCGTAACATGATGAAGTTGTTACAGCCTAGTGACGTCGTTCATTCATTCATGCACCCTCGAAATAAATAAGGCGAAGTGTCCACCTCAAGCATTCGTTTTTAGACTTATTGAATATTCGATTTCGTATTTTCAAAAGGAGGCGAAGCGCCATAATTGCTCTCGATTTGTTATCTTTATTTGCCGGAAGTGTTACGTGAAAGGCCTTTCAAGAATCttgatttctagtttctaaagaaactgaggtgctgcgtcggtggaagagtggaacaaaaattggctattgtcaaacgagttgatagaGGTTGAACagccaccgtgaaagatttagaaagctgacgtttcgagcgttagcccttcgtcagagcgaataaaggaattgttgGGTGTCGTAGGTTTACATGGGAGTgtggaggagctttgccattggtggacaTACGGTGATAAGAATTGAAtataaaacccaatttttctttcaagatgCTTTCGTTGTGCACGTAAACAGGGCAGCAACTTTAAGCAAAATGAGATGTTTTACCGAAGTTAATCCAAAGGTAAAGACTTGACAACTGTGTCGTCGCCGAACTCAATTCTTATGATTGGCACTAAATGTTTTAACATTTCGTGGCAATCATAAGCCTTGagtaatttaaaaaattctcATGAGAAATTTTTACGTTTTGTTGCAGTTACATGGCGTTAAATTAAAAGGAATCTTGCGGCAGTGAAAGGCTTAGAGGGAATCTCGTTGACTGGTGAATTATCTTCATTCCTTTTGTTGCCCAGACTCGTTTGACAACGACTCGCCATCGGGGTTCATCATGATTCCCTTAGTTCCTTTGCAATGtcagcaaaataaagaaaggacATCGTGAACTGAATCTCCGTTATATACTATCATTCCTGGCTTAGAAATCATTGACCTTGCTTAAAAACCGTTGACTTGATCATTCCATTTTGAACGTTAAGGaggacaaagaaagaaattgataaAATGCGAAACGCACTTCAAGGGTCACTggttttgctcattaacccaATCATTGTTATGTACCGTTACAGGACGCCATTATCGACGAGGAAGTATTAAATCAAATCTATAAAACTGTAACGATATAGAAACTGTCCGCTTAGGTACTGCACTTAAAGCTTCACACTGAATCAACAGCCTTTTCTAAGCTATTCAGGTGACATATTTCTACCACAGAGATAAAGGTAGCGTTTGCGAAAGCTGTTGGCCACAATTAATGCGGGATTTCACGTAAGCGTGCGTTCACCAGATTGACCTCATAGATTTATATCATTCCCAACTAATTTCGttaacaggaaaaaaaggtCATGGCGATTAATTAAAGTACAATGACCACAATTTCATAACAGGAAAAGAATGTTTATCCCCGCAGTTCAAATGACAGGTCGAGAAAAGAACAATATAGTCAAGTCTATCATCtctaaaaatagttttttggGCGCGTGAAACGGTTAGCACGGGCAGACATAGCACATTATGTAAGCTTAATCATTGTgttcaaaaaagagaaatgacAGTTCCTAAAGTACCAACTcttattcatttctttgattAAATTTTCCCTCTTTCGCTTGATGATTTTCTTGGATTTTGCCATCAAGTTGAAGATTCCGGATTTATTCGATCATTCAGTTATCAATTGACAACAGAAGGGCCAAAGATCCCCTTGAGATTTGTTTGCCGGAGAAGAACGCATAATTTGGTAGACAAAACCCCAACAGAGTCTTGTTCAAATAAATTGTGTATTTTCAGTTATGTAATAACACTCCGTTACAGTATTAATATTCTTCTTCACCTAAATTTCTGTCTTACTTCAGGCTAAAGGTCTAAAGCTGCATTCCCTTTCCGACCAGAAGAACAGGCATTTATCTTTCCGGTTGCCTTTAATGCATTTTCACTTATTATGCAACTGTGGTGTAACTCATGCGCTTTATCATATTGTTTGACCGTCTTCCCCAAAGAATTGAACTTTAGACCTCGTGTCTGCGAGCTAATGTACGCGTGAATAGGTGAAATACAATTCGTAGACTACAGAAAAATGGCTAACATGTATATCATAAGGGAAAGGAAAAGGGTTTCAATTGTGAATAAAGTACATGCCAATGATTCTCCGGGCTTGAAAAAGTAAACTCATCAGtatttaaaagtgaagaaaaggaaaaacttcaTGATGACACTACTTTTCGAAGCTTGCGAAAAACCACGTTTTaggaaaaatgtcttttttattTGCCACCAATGTTTGTGAATTTTCGGGAATGTTTGATCAAAACCTGGCAAAAATCAGTTTCTTGACATCATCGGGATGTTCGAGCTGCTCCATAAAACATCGACGTGAGTAATTTCACAGTCATTTTACGGTGGCTACGAAACCTGACAGACGACATGGGAGGACAAGTTTCACGAAGTGATTGGATATGGTCCTACACTTCCGAGCCACATGCTACAAGGAGAAAGGAAATCTTAGGTAAGATACCGTTAACCGGCAAGCACGCCATTTAATCAGTTAGAATTGACCGAAGGCAGATAACTTGCATTTTTTGCCTAATGCTAGTGAAGATCTGATTGCAATGACAACGAAACCATTCGGCAGTTCTTTTACATAAGCCTTTGAGAAAACTAATTATAGAGAAACGTTTTTTTGATATTTCTGTTTTCTGATCGTAGCAGaagcttttttttaacagaaattGTGTTGCAAAAAATTTGTGATACTGATATGAAAGATAGGCCTTGCTTCAATAACGAGATCGTTAGACACTCCTAGGATTCCCTTTTCAATCTCACAGAAGGTGCGACTCGAACAGAAAGGCAACAGAACATGAGCGCCGATAACTTAATGCAAACGATAAATTTCATTCGTCAGTTCCTAAATTCACCTTCTGATCGATGTGAATTTCACGATTTTTATTCGCTGTTGTcgcacattttttttctgcaatttgattgggTCAGAGCAACTCCGCAGTAAAATGTATTGCGCATGTGGGAACGAGTCGAATGTCCGGTACCTTTGAGGTATGTGTTGTCAAGTTCGTTCAAGGTCAGCTTTCGGATTTGATCCAaattttaatagttttttgTGAAACAGTTCGTTGTAACAAGTCCCAATTTACTAAAGTTTTGCTTGTATCTAGTCATGATATAGATAATCAATCAACCATTAACTAACCATGTACATGCAAGCAGCCATTATTCTCTCAATCCATCCGACCGTTACTTCAGTTACATACACACGAAGTCTCCTCCTATCTTACAAAAATTTCGGCCTCGTTCTCGGGAAGCCTCTCCTCCCCTTCCCCTGAAGGTCCaggggaagggaagaagagagacaatgggaacgaggttgcaaaAATTCGAGGCGGGGCAAGAGTTGAGCTATTGAAtaatgttttttaaattttattttcagctaAATATCCCCAAATCAAGAAATTGATGGGATTAGACCCCAATCTCAAGTATCAAATAATGCTTGTCATGGCGATCCAGATGGGAATGGTGTACGCATCGCAATTCATGTCATGGCCACTGGTGATTTTGATGTCATACACACTTGGTGGACTGGTCAACCACTCCCTGTGTCTGGGAATCCATGAAATTTCGCACAACTTGGCTTTTGGTCACTCCCGTCCCTTTCTCAACAGGCTGTTTTCGGTGTTTGCTAATCTCCCCGTTGGCGTACCAATAGCAGTTACCTTCAAAAAGTACCACTTGCAGCATCACAGGTATCAGGGAGATGTGGAACTCGATGGAGACTtgccaacaaaatttgaatCTCAATTTTTTGTCAACTCAGCAACCAAATTGTTGTGGGTGTTAATGATGCCATTTTGGTTTGGTATTCGCCCTATTCTTGTGTACCCAACATGGCCTCAACCTCTGGAAATTATCAATTATATACTTCAGTTTGCTTTTAATTATTGGATATATCAGCTCTGGGGTGGAAAGGCACTTTTCTGTTTGGTAGGAAGCATGTTATTTGGGATGAGTCTCCATCCTGCCGCTGGTCACGCGATCGCCGAGCACTACCAATTCCAAGATGACGTTGAAACCTATTCCTATTATGGTCCATTAAACTGGTTCCTCTTCAACATTGGTTACCACAATGAGCACCACGACTTCCCCAATATCCCTGGATCCAGACTTCCTAAGTTGCAGGAGATTGCACCCGAATATTACAAGCCCTTGCCACATCATACCTCGTACTCCAAGGTCATTTACGAATTCATCACAAATCCAACGATTGGTCCCTTCTCCAGAACGAAGCGGCAAGGAAACCGACCTGGACCTGAAGACATGAAGGTAGACTAGTTGTGAGAAACTGACTTCTCTCTGGACagtgttctttgttttgtgtttgacGTCATTAACATGGACATTttaatttggttttgttgattttattgTTGGTTTATTTTTCGCACGCTATGTAGAGTAGTAGTTTGTCCAAGGTGCACGCTTTGAGTATGAGAACACTGGCTAAAAATctgtgggttttttttttaagcgttTCGAATCGTATTTTCGCTAGATGTTTGCTGCATTATCTGTTAGTAGTTTTatagattttctttaaaacttttttcagCCATTATCTAATTCTTGTTATTTGTTATGTAGCCGGCGAAGCTTCATGTGACTTTTTATATCTTTTTAACTATATTCAACACTTTACGATTTAATTTCATGCCAGCGAATGAAATGGAAGGGTCCTTGACATCATTTAGCTCAATTTTTCTTATTGGGTTATTTAATGTAATGTTAATGTTGCTGGTTTAGGTATGttacaataaaagaaaacttgtccATGAACCATGTTTCGTGTCAGTTTTGGGGTGTAAATAAATTTCCTGAATTAATACACTTATCAGCGATCATCCCGGGGACATTTGCGGGCATGGCGCGGGTTTTTGTTAGCTTTGGTTGCCAATTTTAAGCCCGAGATGGGGGTATTGTATTGCTTTTGTACTTTCGTAGCAAGATCCCCTGACAGACCCTCGGCTCGGGATTCGTAGTGTCACCGCCATATTTGAGATGGTCGGAGCTGGAAACGCTGCTAATGGGTGTGATCGTCACTGTGAGGTTATCTTGATGGTATAATTTGTAAGGTAGATTCGGCGAGAGTAAAGGCTGCCTCTAGCCTCTAATTTGAAGATCGGATGTGTGTAAAACTATCTATTGTGTCTCGTAAACAAATAATgtaatggcaattttaagGATTTAGAAATCGAGGAACATATCGACAAACAAGCGTAACAAGAAACAGTAGACGACTTATGAGAACACTTGTATTCATTAAGTTTTGAAATGGATTTCAATGCATTTAAAATTGCTTCTTTATTACATGGAGGGAGGGTGGGAGGGGGTACAACCTTAATTTTCGCgataattaatattttggCGAGTACTCAATGATAGCGATTTTTTCAATATCGCCAACATTATAATAAAAAACGCCCGGAGGTTCCCCAGGCTCACCCAGCCTGGGATGGTCGATAAGTCCATAAGTTCTTTCAATTCAATCTTTCAGTGCGTTAATTGGTTGAAATAAACGCGCGACACTACGTCACATTTATTACCCAATCAGAGATTCTCACAACGATCTGACAAGGAAGGAGGGCATGAGCTGTGAAATCATCGAGGCGGTGCGTGTTGATACTCGTCATCACTGCTTTGATTTCACGAATCTTTGCCGTCAGCAACATGGGAggaaaagtttcgaaaaccGACTTTGAGTGGTCTTCCACTGCCGAGCCACATGCTTCAAGGAGAAAAGAGATATTAGGTGAGAGAGAGGTTGATTTATTTCCAGTTATCGGGTAGTGAACCGGCAGTGTAACTGGGTTGCCGCCTTCATTAGTTTTCTCCTGCATGTCTCACAAGATCTCGTATGCTTGCTTATGCTTACGTGAGAATGgtgttttgaaagagaaaaaaagcatCTATCACTGTTCAAGTACCAGTCAAGAACCAGCTTCATTCTCACGGATGTCTCGTTCTGAGAAACGCTGGATTTGGGGCTGTGGGTGTAGGATTTACTATTTGAACAGCCGGCCCTCCCTTGCTTTGCCCTTATTTCAGGTACACTTCGCTCAATATTTCAAGGGAGCTTTTCCATAAGATTTACACCAAACCGAATCAATTCAGtcttcaaaactgaaaaagttagTCTCAAAGAATTGATTCGAGTGTGAACTTGCGGGCGACTCATTTCGATTCGTAATCGACGTTTTGATGGCTTTCAAATTAATTAGCGAGAatctttcatttaatttttttgggccTTCACTTTTTCTCCTTGTGTTGATATTTTGCATTGCTGATTTCGGTTGCGTGCCAGTGGGAAGTGTTTTAATTCAAGGCTGATTGTTGAAGTAAAGTTTATCAGATCGAAACGACATTATGCAATACAGCGAGGTTGAACTGTTTGTTGGAAAGTAGACATTTGAATTTTGTCTGTCACCTTAAGattcaaacaaaagcaatcgtttacaattttgttttgtagcCAAATACCCGCAAATCAAGAAATTGATGGGTTATGATTCAAACTTCAAGTATCAAGTGATGCTGTTAATGGTGATCCAGTTTGGACTGGCGTATGCGATGCAAAATGTGTCCTGGCCATTTCTGTTCCTGGTTGCGTATACCATCGGTGGAGTAATCAACCATGCACTGCTTCTTGCAATTCATGAGATTTCTCACAATTTAGCCTTTGGCCATTCCCGGCCACTTCACAACAGGATCTTTTCACTGATAACTAATCTTCCCATTGGTGTACCCTGTgccatttctttcaaaaagtACCATTTGGAGCATCACAGGTATCAAGGAGATGAGGAACTGGATGCAGACTTGCCAACAGAATTTGAAGcacaaatgtttttcaacacTCCTACCAAGCTTGTGTGGGTCATATTCCAGCCATTTTTCTACTCCCTGCGTCCAATGTTTGTTTACCCTCAAAGTCCTCTTCCTCTGGAAATCATAAATTTTGTGCTTCAGTTTAGTTTTGATGCTTTGTTGGTTCATTATTGGGGTCACAAGCCACTTGTTTTTATGATTGCTAGTTCATTATTGGGAATGGGTCTTCACCCTGTTGCTGGTcactttatttctgaacaTTACATGTTCACTAAAGGTTACGAAACATACTCCTACTATGGACCATTGAATTGGGTGACCTTCAATGTTGGCTACCATAATGAACATCATGACTTTCCAAGTGTTCCTGGCTCCAGATTGCCATTAGTAAGAGAGATTGCACCTGAATATTACAAAGATTTGCCCCACCATAATTCATGGA
Proteins encoded in this window:
- the LOC141889376 gene encoding glutaredoxin-related protein 5, mitochondrial-like, which gives rise to MAAFVLQKLASKVLRHNPAPFCVAAKLRSFSEQKAQWTNERIDEVVKKDKVVVFMKGIPEQPMCGFSNVVVQILGMHGVDVYGNYNVLEDEGLRQGVKEYSSWPTIPQVYIGGEFLGGCDIMMQMHQNGELIEELQKVGIRSLLLDKAEEDKKNS
- the LOC141889375 gene encoding sphingolipid delta(4)-desaturase DES1-like produces the protein MGGQVSRSDWIWSYTSEPHATRRKEILAKYPQIKKLMGLDPNLKYQIMLVMAIQMGMVYASQFMSWPLVILMSYTLGGLVNHSLCLGIHEISHNLAFGHSRPFLNRLFSVFANLPVGVPIAVTFKKYHLQHHRYQGDVELDGDLPTKFESQFFVNSATKLLWVLMMPFWFGIRPILVYPTWPQPLEIINYILQFAFNYWIYQLWGGKALFCLVGSMLFGMSLHPAAGHAIAEHYQFQDDVETYSYYGPLNWFLFNIGYHNEHHDFPNIPGSRLPKLQEIAPEYYKPLPHHTSYSKVIYEFITNPTIGPFSRTKRQGNRPGPEDMKVD
- the LOC141888939 gene encoding sphingolipid delta(4)-desaturase DES1-like, translating into MGGKVSKTDFEWSSTAEPHASRRKEILAKYPQIKKLMGYDSNFKYQVMLLMVIQFGLAYAMQNVSWPFLFLVAYTIGGVINHALLLAIHEISHNLAFGHSRPLHNRIFSLITNLPIGVPCAISFKKYHLEHHRYQGDEELDADLPTEFEAQMFFNTPTKLVWVIFQPFFYSLRPMFVYPQSPLPLEIINFVLQFSFDALLVHYWGHKPLVFMIASSLLGMGLHPVAGHFISEHYMFTKGYETYSYYGPLNWVTFNVGYHNEHHDFPSVPGSRLPLVREIAPEYYKDLPHHNSWTKVIYEFIMDPAIGPYARMKRKAMKTRIGEEKEE